The following coding sequences lie in one Monomorium pharaonis isolate MP-MQ-018 chromosome 1, ASM1337386v2, whole genome shotgun sequence genomic window:
- the LOC105830742 gene encoding serine protease HTRA2, mitochondrial isoform X2, whose amino-acid sequence MASSWSHMLCYGARNSNVLRIVTVAFAKRHAGTRFRSHQRQQQQQHEQQFRKVFVDGARNFLTYTAFVSGIGFGYALYNWRDDIRQRIENLIVPNVYSVVHAISSQSDGNQNRDKFNFIADVVEISAPAVVYIEIRDNNSRDFFTGKPITTSNGSGFIISQDGLILTNAHVVIDKPNTTVKVRLYDGSIYTGTVEDVDLQSDLATVRINKTNLPVMKLGCSATIRPGEFVVAIGSPLALNNSITSGVVSSVNRQSQELGINNRHMGYIQTDAAITFGNSGGPLVNLNGEAIGINAMKVTPGISFAIPIDYAKDFLKKTELRRKNKDVKFKEPFRRRFIGITMQTLTPEILNEMQQNSEHMSVRHGVFVWRVMFGSPAHNAGLQPGDIITHANNEPVLDSSNIYKILEQPGTINLQVSRKARVLYIKIEPEDS is encoded by the exons ATGGCGTCTTCCTGGTCACACATGCTATGTTATGGAGCGCGTAACTCGAATGTCTTACGAATCGTGACTGTTGCGTTTGCTAAACGTCACGCTGGAACTCGATTCCGCTCGCATCAGCgacagcaacaacagcagcatgAGCAACAGTTTAGAAAAGTTTTTGTCGATGGAGCGAGGAATTTCCTAACCTATACTGCGTTCGTCTCGGGGATAGGTTTTGGCTATGCCTTGTACAATTGGAGAGATGATATCCGGCAAAGAATTGAGAATCTGATCGTACCAAACGTCTATTCTGTCGTTCATGCGATATCATCACAGTCGGACGGTAATCAGAATAGGGACAAGTTCAATTTTATAGCAGACGTAGTGGAGATATCTGCGCCAGCTGTCGTGTACATTGAAATTAGGGATAACAATAG CAGAGACTTCTTTACGGGAAAGCCTATCACTACCAGCAATGGATCAGGATTCATCATTAGTCAGGATGGATTAATATTGACGAACGCTCATGTCGTTATAGATAAGCCTAATACAACAGTGAAG GTTCGACTTTATGATGGTAGTATATACACTGGAACAGTAGAGGATGTTGATTTGCAAAGTGATCTTGCCACCGTgcgaataaataaa ACCAACCTACCAGTAATGAAACTCGGTTGTTCAGCCACTATCAGACCAGGAGAATTTGTGGTAGCCATTGGTTCTCCATTAGCTCTTAACAACTCTATAACGAGTGGCGTAGTGAGCAGTGTAAACAGACAAAGTCAAGAGCTTGGCATAAATAATCGACATATGGGATATATTCAAACGGATGCGGCAATCACT tttGGAAATTCGGGTGGACCATTAGTGAATTTAAACGGTGAGGCAATAGGTATAAACGCAATGAAAGTGACTCCTGGCATTTCATTCGCCATACCTATCGATTATGCAAaggatttcttaaaaaaaacagaattacGCAGGAAAAACAAAG ATGTAAAGTTTAAAGAACCATTCAGGCGAAGATTCATAGGCATCACTATGCAAACTCTGACTCCAGAAATCTTAAATGAGATGCAACAGAACAGTGAGCATATGAGTGTTCGACATGGAGTTTTTGTGTGGAGAGTAATGTTTGGATCTCCAGCTCACAA TGCTGGGTTACAACCTGGAGATATAATAACGCATGCTAATAATGAACCAGTGCTGGATTCaagtaacatttataaaatcttagaACAACCAGGAACGATAAACTTACAAGTTTCAAGAAAAGCAAgagttttatacataaaaattgagCCTGAGGATAGTTGa
- the LOC105830742 gene encoding serine protease HTRA2, mitochondrial isoform X1, whose amino-acid sequence MASSWSHMLCYGARNSNVLRIVTVAFAKRHAGTRFRSHQRQQQQQHEQQFRKVFVDGARNFLTYTAFVSGIGFGYALYNWRDDIRQRIENLIVPNVYSVVHAISSQSDGNQNRDKFNFIADVVEISAPAVVYIEIRDNNSRDFFTGKPITTSNGSGFIISQDGLILTNAHVVIDKPNTTVKVYVRLYDGSIYTGTVEDVDLQSDLATVRINKTNLPVMKLGCSATIRPGEFVVAIGSPLALNNSITSGVVSSVNRQSQELGINNRHMGYIQTDAAITFGNSGGPLVNLNGEAIGINAMKVTPGISFAIPIDYAKDFLKKTELRRKNKDVKFKEPFRRRFIGITMQTLTPEILNEMQQNSEHMSVRHGVFVWRVMFGSPAHNAGLQPGDIITHANNEPVLDSSNIYKILEQPGTINLQVSRKARVLYIKIEPEDS is encoded by the exons ATGGCGTCTTCCTGGTCACACATGCTATGTTATGGAGCGCGTAACTCGAATGTCTTACGAATCGTGACTGTTGCGTTTGCTAAACGTCACGCTGGAACTCGATTCCGCTCGCATCAGCgacagcaacaacagcagcatgAGCAACAGTTTAGAAAAGTTTTTGTCGATGGAGCGAGGAATTTCCTAACCTATACTGCGTTCGTCTCGGGGATAGGTTTTGGCTATGCCTTGTACAATTGGAGAGATGATATCCGGCAAAGAATTGAGAATCTGATCGTACCAAACGTCTATTCTGTCGTTCATGCGATATCATCACAGTCGGACGGTAATCAGAATAGGGACAAGTTCAATTTTATAGCAGACGTAGTGGAGATATCTGCGCCAGCTGTCGTGTACATTGAAATTAGGGATAACAATAG CAGAGACTTCTTTACGGGAAAGCCTATCACTACCAGCAATGGATCAGGATTCATCATTAGTCAGGATGGATTAATATTGACGAACGCTCATGTCGTTATAGATAAGCCTAATACAACAGTGAAGGTATAT GTTCGACTTTATGATGGTAGTATATACACTGGAACAGTAGAGGATGTTGATTTGCAAAGTGATCTTGCCACCGTgcgaataaataaa ACCAACCTACCAGTAATGAAACTCGGTTGTTCAGCCACTATCAGACCAGGAGAATTTGTGGTAGCCATTGGTTCTCCATTAGCTCTTAACAACTCTATAACGAGTGGCGTAGTGAGCAGTGTAAACAGACAAAGTCAAGAGCTTGGCATAAATAATCGACATATGGGATATATTCAAACGGATGCGGCAATCACT tttGGAAATTCGGGTGGACCATTAGTGAATTTAAACGGTGAGGCAATAGGTATAAACGCAATGAAAGTGACTCCTGGCATTTCATTCGCCATACCTATCGATTATGCAAaggatttcttaaaaaaaacagaattacGCAGGAAAAACAAAG ATGTAAAGTTTAAAGAACCATTCAGGCGAAGATTCATAGGCATCACTATGCAAACTCTGACTCCAGAAATCTTAAATGAGATGCAACAGAACAGTGAGCATATGAGTGTTCGACATGGAGTTTTTGTGTGGAGAGTAATGTTTGGATCTCCAGCTCACAA TGCTGGGTTACAACCTGGAGATATAATAACGCATGCTAATAATGAACCAGTGCTGGATTCaagtaacatttataaaatcttagaACAACCAGGAACGATAAACTTACAAGTTTCAAGAAAAGCAAgagttttatacataaaaattgagCCTGAGGATAGTTGa